A DNA window from Guyparkeria halophila contains the following coding sequences:
- the hemA gene encoding glutamyl-tRNA reductase, translating into MSLIAFGVNHKTAPVDVRERIAFGPERVHNALKELLGDGGAREAAIVSTCNRTEIYTHAECVTDELVEWLATFHQMSPEALAPYIYAHTDESAIRHLMRVACGLDSMVLGEPQILGQIKDAFTLAQDANALGPILGRLFQNTFAVAKQVRTDTQIGASPVSVAFAAVSLARQIFGSLEEKTALLIGAGETIELCARHLQSAGLSRVIVANRSIERAHMLAEQYDGSAIGLGDIPAHLHRADIVISSTASSLPVLGKGAVEQAIRERKRRPIFMVDIAVPRDIEPQVGKLQDVYLYTVDDLKTVIDEGQRSRREAAEQAEEIIDVQVEHFLQWVQLQTGAELIRNYRRRAEDMRDETLARARSMIESGRDPQEALDYLARTLTNRLIHQPTVVLRQACVSGDLATVQSVSHVVGLDEDAETLAQRALPVGQWGNRNPNDDRER; encoded by the coding sequence ATGTCACTGATCGCCTTCGGGGTTAACCACAAGACCGCACCGGTGGACGTGCGCGAGCGCATCGCGTTCGGCCCCGAGCGCGTGCACAACGCCCTCAAGGAACTGCTTGGTGACGGTGGGGCGCGAGAGGCGGCGATCGTCTCCACCTGCAACCGCACCGAGATCTATACCCACGCCGAATGCGTCACCGACGAACTGGTCGAGTGGCTAGCGACGTTTCACCAGATGTCGCCGGAGGCGTTGGCCCCCTACATCTACGCCCACACCGACGAGTCGGCGATTCGTCATCTGATGCGGGTGGCCTGCGGTCTCGACTCGATGGTGCTGGGCGAGCCGCAGATCCTCGGCCAGATCAAGGACGCCTTCACGCTGGCGCAGGACGCCAATGCGCTGGGCCCGATTCTCGGTCGCCTGTTCCAGAACACCTTCGCGGTGGCCAAGCAGGTGCGCACCGACACGCAGATCGGTGCCTCGCCGGTGTCGGTCGCCTTCGCGGCGGTCAGTCTGGCCCGGCAGATCTTCGGTTCGCTCGAGGAAAAGACCGCGCTGCTGATCGGCGCGGGCGAGACCATCGAGCTGTGTGCCCGACACCTGCAGTCGGCGGGGCTCTCGAGAGTGATCGTCGCCAACCGCTCGATCGAGCGGGCCCACATGCTCGCCGAGCAGTACGACGGCAGCGCGATCGGCCTGGGCGACATCCCGGCGCACCTGCACCGCGCGGATATCGTCATCTCCTCGACCGCGAGCTCCCTGCCGGTGCTGGGCAAGGGCGCGGTGGAGCAGGCGATCCGCGAGCGCAAGCGCCGCCCGATCTTCATGGTCGACATTGCCGTGCCGCGCGATATCGAGCCGCAAGTGGGCAAGCTCCAGGACGTCTACCTCTATACCGTCGATGATCTCAAGACCGTCATCGACGAGGGGCAGCGCAGCCGTCGTGAGGCGGCTGAGCAGGCCGAGGAGATCATCGACGTCCAGGTCGAGCATTTCCTGCAATGGGTGCAGTTGCAGACCGGCGCGGAACTGATCCGCAATTACCGCCGGCGCGCCGAGGACATGCGTGACGAGACGCTGGCACGGGCCCGCTCGATGATCGAATCCGGTCGCGACCCGCAGGAAGCGCTCGATTATCTTGCGCGCACGCTGACCAACCGCCTGATCCACCAGCCGACCGTGGTACTGCGCCAGGCCTGCGTCAGTGGCGACCTCGCCACGGTGCAGAGCGTCTCCCACGTGGTGGGTCTCGACGAGGACGCCGAAACGCTTGCCCAACGTGCCTTGCCGGTCGGGCAATGGGGCAACCGCAACCCGAACGACGACCGCGAGCGCTAG
- a CDS encoding DsrE family protein, whose amino-acid sequence MQDFLKNRRRFMTAMAGVGAVFGLGRAHAQDGGGDEELFFPGDEPAHKVIYQLNHGDVEYQTHVLNSMNAMIGKYGGNVKIAVACFAKGIHILAKEPMREVDEEIYARVEGFAKNYDVEWIACGNTMDTVGYSADDIRDFARIEQVGAAALMEYQEDGYAYIAW is encoded by the coding sequence ATGCAGGATTTTCTCAAGAATCGACGCCGTTTCATGACCGCCATGGCCGGTGTCGGCGCCGTATTCGGCCTGGGCCGCGCGCATGCCCAGGACGGCGGCGGTGACGAGGAGTTGTTCTTCCCGGGTGACGAGCCGGCGCACAAGGTCATCTACCAGCTCAATCACGGCGACGTGGAGTACCAGACCCACGTGCTCAACTCGATGAACGCCATGATCGGCAAGTACGGCGGCAACGTGAAGATCGCCGTGGCCTGCTTCGCCAAGGGCATCCACATCCTTGCCAAGGAACCCATGCGCGAAGTGGACGAGGAGATCTACGCCCGCGTCGAGGGGTTCGCCAAGAACTACGACGTCGAGTGGATTGCCTGTGGCAACACCATGGATACCGTCGGCTACAGCGCGGATGACATCCGGGATTTCGCCCGCATCGAACAGGTCGGAGCCGCGGCCCTGATGGAATACCAGGAAGACGGCTACGCCTACATCGCCTGGTAA
- a CDS encoding RDD family protein: MEQRGMDARMEQSPTNEVVPNGYGGFWKRLLAYLVDWLVLVVIVVVVAVLGAILLVAGGASEGWAGPFGNVVGLIGGWFYYAFFESSAWQATPGKRLLGMKVVDRQGAQIGFWRATGRHFGKILSAFILLIGFLMIAFTRRKQGLHDIMASCLVVNRPPPPDKRYLA, encoded by the coding sequence ATGGAACAGCGAGGCATGGATGCCCGGATGGAGCAATCACCGACAAACGAGGTCGTGCCGAATGGCTACGGCGGTTTCTGGAAACGGCTGCTGGCCTACCTGGTCGACTGGTTGGTCCTGGTGGTCATCGTGGTCGTGGTCGCCGTGCTCGGCGCCATACTGCTGGTCGCCGGCGGTGCGTCGGAGGGCTGGGCGGGTCCGTTCGGCAACGTGGTGGGCCTGATCGGCGGATGGTTCTACTACGCGTTTTTCGAAAGCTCGGCGTGGCAGGCCACGCCGGGCAAGCGGCTGCTTGGCATGAAGGTGGTCGACCGGCAGGGCGCGCAAATCGGATTCTGGCGAGCGACCGGCCGGCATTTCGGCAAGATTCTCTCCGCGTTCATATTGTTGATCGGTTTTCTCATGATCGCGTTCACGCGTCGGAAGCAGGGATTGCACGACATCATGGCGAGTTGCCTAGTCGTCAATCGGCCACCGCCGCCGGACAAGCGTTACCTTGCTTGA
- a CDS encoding HesA/MoeB/ThiF family protein: MNDDQLLRYGRHIMLDGLDYEGQERLLAARVLVVGLGGLGSPVAMYLAASGLGELHLADFDQVDLSNLQRQIIHDQARVGQSKVTSASARLGEINPGVRLVPVEARLEGERLDRAVAAVDLVVDCSDNFELRFALNAACAERRVPLVSGAAIQWAGQVTVFDHRDPDTPCYRCLYREEGEDELRCAETGVLSPLVGMIGSLQAAEAIKVLAGAGRPLVGRLALFDLKDAEWRTVKYRQDPDCPVCAARRAD, from the coding sequence ATGAACGACGATCAATTGCTGCGCTACGGGCGCCACATCATGCTCGACGGCCTCGACTACGAGGGCCAGGAACGTCTGCTCGCCGCCCGGGTGCTGGTGGTCGGCCTGGGTGGGCTGGGCTCGCCGGTGGCAATGTATCTCGCCGCGAGCGGCTTGGGTGAACTGCATCTTGCCGACTTCGACCAGGTCGACCTGTCCAATCTGCAACGCCAGATCATCCATGACCAGGCGCGGGTGGGGCAGAGCAAGGTGACCTCCGCCAGCGCGCGCCTTGGCGAGATCAATCCCGGGGTCCGGTTGGTGCCGGTCGAGGCCCGGCTGGAAGGTGAGCGGCTGGACCGGGCGGTGGCCGCTGTCGATCTGGTGGTCGACTGCTCGGACAACTTCGAGTTGCGCTTTGCCCTGAACGCCGCCTGCGCCGAACGGCGCGTGCCGCTGGTGTCCGGTGCGGCGATCCAGTGGGCCGGGCAGGTGACGGTGTTCGACCATCGTGATCCGGACACACCCTGCTACCGCTGCCTGTATCGCGAGGAGGGCGAGGACGAGTTGCGCTGCGCCGAGACCGGCGTGCTCTCGCCACTGGTGGGCATGATCGGCAGCCTGCAGGCCGCCGAGGCGATCAAGGTGCTCGCCGGGGCGGGGCGCCCGCTGGTCGGTCGGCTGGCGCTGTTTGATCTCAAGGACGCCGAGTGGCGCACCGTCAAATATCGCCAGGACCCGGACTGCCCGGTGTGTGCCGCTCGCCGCGCCGATTGA
- a CDS encoding quinone-dependent dihydroorotate dehydrogenase: MNLYPLVRPLLFRLDPETAHRVTLTLLDLAARTPWCGMQRRGVSADPITVMGLEFPNRVGLAAGLDKNAAHITGLSCLGFGFLEVGTLTPRAQPGNPAPRLFRLADAEALINRMGFNNDGIESALANIAAAPRSVPLGINLGKNFDTPIEAAIDDYRAGLAAVYDQADYVTINISSPNTANLRNLQGGEAFTALLAGLVEERERLREDSGRQVPLAIKIAPDIEDEEFPALVDALVAHGIDAVIATNTTTGRPLVSGLPQADEAGGLSGRPVRERSTEVIAALRERLPEDFPIIGVGGIDSGEAAVEKIQAGADLVQVYTGLIYHGPQLIRDVACALAESDD, from the coding sequence ATGAACCTCTATCCCCTAGTCCGTCCCCTGCTCTTCCGCCTCGACCCGGAGACGGCCCACCGCGTCACACTGACCCTGCTCGATCTGGCGGCCCGCACGCCGTGGTGCGGGATGCAGCGTCGCGGGGTCTCGGCAGACCCGATCACCGTCATGGGCCTGGAATTCCCCAACCGGGTCGGCCTGGCAGCCGGTCTGGACAAGAACGCCGCGCACATCACCGGCCTGTCCTGTCTTGGATTCGGCTTTCTCGAGGTGGGCACGCTGACCCCGCGCGCCCAGCCGGGCAATCCCGCACCGCGCCTGTTTCGATTGGCGGATGCCGAGGCACTGATCAACCGGATGGGCTTCAACAACGACGGCATCGAGTCGGCGCTGGCAAATATCGCCGCCGCGCCGCGCAGCGTGCCGCTGGGCATCAACCTGGGCAAGAACTTCGACACCCCGATCGAGGCGGCGATCGACGACTATCGTGCCGGGCTGGCCGCGGTGTATGACCAGGCCGACTACGTCACCATCAACATCTCCTCACCCAACACCGCCAACCTGCGCAACCTGCAGGGCGGCGAGGCCTTCACCGCGCTGCTCGCGGGTCTGGTCGAGGAGCGCGAGCGCCTGCGCGAAGACAGCGGACGTCAAGTACCGCTTGCCATCAAGATCGCCCCGGACATCGAGGACGAGGAATTCCCGGCACTGGTCGACGCGCTGGTCGCCCACGGGATCGACGCGGTCATCGCCACCAACACGACCACCGGCCGCCCCCTGGTCTCCGGCCTGCCCCAGGCCGACGAGGCCGGCGGGCTCTCCGGTCGCCCGGTGCGCGAACGCTCGACCGAGGTGATCGCCGCCCTGCGCGAACGCCTGCCCGAGGACTTCCCGATCATCGGCGTTGGGGGGATCGACTCGGGTGAAGCGGCAGTGGAGAAGATCCAGGCCGGGGCCGACCTGGTGCAGGTCTACACCGGGCTCATCTACCACGGCCCGCAGCTGATTCGCGACGTGGCATGCGCCCTGGCCGAATCCGACGACTGA
- the prfA gene encoding peptide chain release factor 1 has product MHNALVARLDSLVERFEEITALLADPDVIADQVRFQRLSREYARLEALVKNVETYRRTERELAEARSLVEGDDPDMAEMAREELADLEGRYAELDTEIERQLLPEDPNDEGDVFLEIRAGAGGDEAAIFAGDLFRMYGRFAESQGWKVEVLSASEGEHGGYRELISRVSGDGVYSWLKFESGAHRVQRVPVTETQGRIHTSAATVAVMPVIPAADAPEINANDLRVDTFRASGAGGQHVNKTDSAIRITHLPSGTVVECQEERSQHKNRARAMDLLAAKLADEARREQAEATAANRKALVGSGDRSDRIRTYNFPQGRVTDHRINLTLHQIDKILAGDLAQVAVPLRQADQAAQLEALAQEGT; this is encoded by the coding sequence ATGCATAACGCCCTGGTCGCCCGGCTCGACAGCCTGGTCGAACGTTTCGAGGAAATCACCGCACTGCTCGCCGATCCCGATGTGATCGCCGATCAGGTCCGCTTCCAGCGCCTGTCGCGCGAATACGCCCGACTCGAGGCCTTGGTGAAGAACGTCGAGACCTATCGTCGCACCGAGCGGGAGCTCGCGGAGGCGCGCTCCCTGGTCGAGGGGGATGACCCCGACATGGCCGAGATGGCCCGCGAGGAACTCGCCGATCTGGAAGGGCGATACGCCGAACTGGACACCGAGATCGAGCGCCAGTTGCTCCCCGAGGATCCGAATGACGAGGGCGACGTGTTCCTCGAGATCCGGGCCGGCGCGGGCGGCGACGAGGCGGCGATCTTCGCCGGTGACCTGTTCCGCATGTACGGTCGCTTTGCCGAGTCCCAGGGCTGGAAGGTCGAGGTGCTGTCGGCCTCCGAAGGCGAGCACGGCGGCTACCGCGAGCTGATCTCGCGGGTCAGTGGTGACGGGGTCTACTCGTGGCTCAAGTTCGAGTCCGGTGCCCACCGCGTTCAGCGGGTGCCCGTGACCGAGACCCAGGGACGCATCCATACCTCGGCGGCGACGGTGGCGGTCATGCCGGTCATCCCCGCGGCGGACGCCCCGGAGATCAACGCCAACGACCTGCGGGTCGATACCTTCCGTGCCTCCGGGGCCGGTGGTCAGCACGTCAACAAGACCGATTCCGCGATCCGCATCACCCATCTGCCCAGCGGCACGGTGGTCGAATGCCAGGAAGAGCGCTCGCAGCACAAGAACCGGGCGCGGGCCATGGATCTGCTGGCAGCGAAACTTGCCGACGAGGCGCGCCGCGAGCAGGCCGAGGCGACGGCCGCCAACCGCAAGGCCCTGGTCGGCAGTGGCGACCGCTCCGACCGTATCCGCACCTACAACTTCCCGCAGGGGCGCGTGACCGACCACCGCATCAACCTCACGCTCCATCAGATCGACAAGATCCTCGCCGGCGATCTCGCCCAGGTGGCGGTGCCGTTGCGTCAGGCCGACCAGGCCGCGCAACTGGAGGCGCTCGCGCAGGAAGGCACGTGA
- the prmC gene encoding peptide chain release factor N(5)-glutamine methyltransferase → MTGAVNPASTDECLDALLRRCGERIVAGRGCERAEALFEVRLLAGFVTGLDTTALMLQGDRPLEPGSHHRLESLCERRAAGEPVAYLIGERGFWRYRFHAAPGVLIPRPDTELLVECALELLPGTTRSRVLDLGTGSGAIALSIAAERPAADVHAVDRSEVAIRLAARNREFLAEQGASVKVGLWQGNWLDAVAPGSVDLIVSNPPYIAAGDPHLTAGDLRHEPIEALVADEAGLADYRRIIAQARTVLRPGGWLLLEHGFEQAQAVGGLLDQAGFETIDTRRDVAGHPRVTAGRRPG, encoded by the coding sequence GTGACAGGGGCCGTGAACCCGGCGTCCACCGACGAGTGCCTCGATGCGCTGCTGAGACGCTGTGGTGAACGGATCGTGGCCGGGCGTGGTTGTGAGCGCGCGGAGGCGCTGTTCGAGGTTCGTCTGCTGGCCGGCTTCGTCACCGGCCTGGATACCACCGCACTGATGCTGCAGGGCGACCGACCGCTTGAGCCGGGTAGTCACCACCGGCTGGAGTCGCTCTGTGAGCGGCGCGCGGCGGGTGAGCCGGTCGCCTACCTGATCGGCGAGCGCGGCTTCTGGCGATATCGTTTCCACGCCGCGCCCGGCGTGCTCATTCCCCGACCGGACACCGAGCTGCTGGTCGAATGCGCCCTCGAGTTGCTACCCGGGACGACGCGGTCGCGGGTGCTGGATCTCGGCACGGGGAGCGGCGCGATCGCGCTGTCGATTGCCGCCGAGCGGCCCGCCGCCGACGTGCATGCCGTCGACCGCTCCGAGGTGGCGATCCGACTCGCGGCGCGCAATCGCGAATTCCTGGCCGAGCAGGGCGCCTCGGTGAAGGTGGGCCTGTGGCAGGGCAACTGGCTCGACGCGGTCGCGCCAGGCTCGGTCGACCTGATCGTCAGCAATCCACCGTACATCGCCGCCGGCGATCCGCATCTCACCGCCGGCGACCTGCGCCACGAGCCGATCGAGGCCCTGGTGGCCGACGAGGCGGGGCTGGCCGACTACCGGCGGATCATCGCTCAGGCCCGCACGGTGCTGCGACCGGGGGGATGGCTGCTGCTCGAGCACGGATTCGAGCAGGCCCAAGCGGTCGGCGGGCTGCTCGACCAGGCCGGATTCGAGACGATCGATACGCGTCGGGACGTGGCCGGACACCCCCGCGTCACCGCCGGGCGGCGCCCGGGCTGA
- a CDS encoding ArnT family glycosyltransferase, translating to MTTQPDSSAQRPSAWLDSRGVHLSVLAVAIAIGYVWGIGSLPLFDLDEGAFTGATWAMFERGDFLTPYLNEEPRFAKPVLIYWLQAAPVGLFGFTEWAFRLPSVLASAAWVGLIYVFADRYLGARPAFFAGLIAATSLMTTVVGKAAISDAVLLLFLTGAVFATFNHWATGERRWVRWAYLAMGLGFLTKGPVAVVIPAAASFAFYLVTARGRDWWRAVLDWQGIVIFLAVALPWYVAVWIEHGQHFIDEFFLKNNVSRFDEPMEGHSGGLWYYPLVTLIALLPFTGAVLTALRYLPSDWQGAYGKPASLPLALRRFGWIWFGLTLLLFSFSGTKLPHYLNYGLVGLMLVMASHLPHIRNRWLHLVPPALFLLFVLLLPWLIEVNFDQIKPSYVQDMLAERDRFFGMSWYLIVGGTLLLVMAAGFARQWSLPKVMIPVALSCSLVVNALVLNAVGQMQQGPVRDAGMMARDLPGPLVMRDMNVPSFGVYAQQVVERREVREGDLLLTRSERAERTPGEVLYAKGGYVLMRVGASN from the coding sequence ATGACCACCCAGCCCGATTCATCCGCCCAACGGCCCTCTGCCTGGCTGGATTCGCGTGGGGTCCATCTATCCGTGCTCGCCGTCGCGATAGCTATCGGCTACGTCTGGGGCATTGGCAGCCTGCCGCTGTTCGATCTCGACGAGGGCGCGTTTACCGGCGCGACCTGGGCGATGTTCGAGCGCGGCGACTTCCTGACGCCGTACCTCAACGAGGAGCCGCGTTTCGCCAAGCCGGTACTGATCTACTGGCTGCAGGCCGCGCCCGTCGGGCTGTTCGGGTTTACCGAGTGGGCCTTCCGCCTGCCGTCGGTGCTCGCCTCGGCGGCGTGGGTCGGGCTGATCTACGTCTTTGCCGATCGCTATCTCGGCGCGCGGCCGGCGTTTTTCGCCGGCTTGATCGCGGCCACCTCGCTGATGACCACCGTGGTCGGCAAGGCGGCGATTTCCGATGCCGTCCTGCTCTTGTTCCTGACCGGCGCGGTGTTCGCCACCTTCAATCACTGGGCGACCGGCGAGCGTCGTTGGGTGCGCTGGGCCTATTTGGCGATGGGGCTGGGCTTTCTCACCAAGGGGCCGGTGGCGGTGGTCATCCCGGCGGCGGCCAGTTTCGCCTTCTACCTGGTCACGGCGCGCGGGCGTGACTGGTGGCGGGCTGTGCTCGACTGGCAGGGGATCGTGATCTTCCTGGCCGTGGCACTGCCCTGGTACGTGGCCGTCTGGATCGAACACGGCCAGCATTTCATCGACGAGTTCTTCCTCAAGAACAACGTCAGCCGTTTCGACGAGCCGATGGAGGGGCATTCCGGGGGGCTGTGGTATTACCCGCTGGTCACCCTGATCGCCCTGTTGCCGTTCACCGGCGCGGTGCTGACCGCGTTGCGCTACCTGCCCAGCGACTGGCAGGGCGCCTACGGCAAGCCGGCCTCGTTGCCGCTGGCGTTGCGGCGGTTTGGCTGGATCTGGTTTGGCCTGACGCTTTTGCTGTTCTCGTTTTCCGGCACCAAGCTGCCGCATTACCTCAACTACGGCCTGGTGGGCCTGATGCTGGTGATGGCCTCCCACCTGCCGCACATCCGCAATCGCTGGTTGCACCTGGTGCCGCCGGCGCTGTTCCTGCTGTTCGTGCTGCTGTTGCCCTGGCTGATCGAGGTGAATTTCGACCAGATCAAGCCGTCCTACGTGCAGGACATGCTGGCCGAGCGTGATCGATTCTTCGGGATGTCGTGGTACCTGATCGTCGGCGGCACGTTGCTGCTGGTGATGGCCGCCGGTTTCGCGCGACAGTGGTCGCTGCCCAAGGTGATGATCCCGGTCGCCCTGTCCTGTTCACTGGTGGTCAATGCGCTGGTACTCAACGCCGTCGGCCAGATGCAGCAGGGGCCGGTACGCGACGCGGGGATGATGGCGCGTGACCTGCCGGGGCCGCTGGTCATGCGGGACATGAACGTGCCGAGCTTCGGTGTCTACGCCCAACAGGTGGTCGAGCGGCGCGAGGTGCGCGAAGGGGATCTGTTATTGACCCGCAGCGAACGCGCCGAGCGCACGCCGGGGGAGGTGCTGTACGCGAAGGGCGGCTACGTCCTGATGCGGGTCGGAGCCAGCAACTGA
- a CDS encoding phosphatase PAP2 family protein, whose amino-acid sequence MTGQTAVRRDPAPANQLVLAFVLTAVVLLLGVFAWPGARESLFHVFNVLGGIESTQAFWAGVNALADTWLTLGLLLPFVLWRPRLAILLLFAAIIATAITHSIKPLLDVLRPPGVLEADAFNLIGHSISSKAFPSGHTVTAFTFAGLLILGLRPRWPWVALLLAVASIMGISRMVAGVHWPTDVLAGAIVGLVSVAVAVWLVDRWPAARHARWPVPVAVFVCAVCALGAPWVDVGYPQGLWANWLVALIGVAALFVGTLRYWPGRLSRSLDRRLGRLGSRGR is encoded by the coding sequence ATGACCGGCCAGACTGCCGTTCGCCGTGATCCGGCCCCGGCCAACCAGCTGGTGCTGGCCTTCGTGCTGACCGCGGTCGTCCTGCTGTTGGGCGTGTTCGCCTGGCCGGGTGCCCGCGAGTCCCTGTTTCATGTCTTCAATGTCCTGGGCGGCATCGAATCGACCCAAGCGTTCTGGGCCGGCGTCAACGCCCTGGCCGACACCTGGCTGACGCTGGGCCTGCTGCTGCCGTTTGTGCTCTGGCGTCCCCGCCTGGCGATCTTGCTGCTGTTCGCCGCGATTATCGCCACGGCCATCACCCACAGCATCAAGCCGCTGCTCGACGTGCTCCGCCCCCCGGGTGTGCTGGAGGCCGATGCCTTCAACCTGATCGGGCACTCGATCAGTTCCAAGGCGTTCCCGTCGGGGCACACGGTGACTGCGTTCACCTTTGCCGGGTTGCTGATCCTGGGCTTGCGTCCGCGCTGGCCGTGGGTGGCACTGCTGCTGGCGGTCGCCTCGATCATGGGCATCTCGCGGATGGTGGCCGGTGTGCACTGGCCCACCGACGTGCTTGCCGGGGCAATCGTCGGATTGGTGTCGGTGGCCGTGGCCGTCTGGCTGGTCGATCGCTGGCCGGCGGCCCGACACGCCCGCTGGCCGGTGCCGGTGGCGGTGTTCGTCTGTGCGGTATGCGCGCTGGGGGCGCCCTGGGTCGACGTCGGGTATCCGCAGGGGCTCTGGGCCAACTGGCTGGTCGCGCTGATCGGGGTGGCCGCGCTGTTTGTCGGCACGCTGCGCTACTGGCCGGGACGGCTGAGCCGGTCGCTGGATCGTCGATTGGGTCGACTGGGGTCGCGTGGACGCTGA